The genomic DNA TGCAGAGCGTGTTTATCGCAGTGTAGCACGCGAAATTTCCAAGATTAGAAATCGTAAAGAAGTTATCCATCTGCGTAAAGAGTTAGTTGGCATCTCACTCGACAGAAAAGCGTGTAAAATTGTGACAAAGGCTCTGGGACACAATAGACCAGAGGAATTTCCTCGTTCCTACGCTTATATTTTATTGAAACGCTAGGCAACATTGCACATTTTTCAAAAATCTAGCCTCAATTCATTACACATGTGGCATAATACTTGTATCTAGAAAATGAAAGGAATTCTATATGTTACCTCAAAATAATTCTCCTCTTCTGTTAAATAGACAACAAGCAGCGGAACTACTTGGAATAGATCCTAAATCATTTGATAAGTACATCAGAAGTCACCCAGACTTTCAATGCTTTATGGTAGGAAAACAAGAGCGCTATTTGAAGTCAAAACTGATTAAATTTATTGAAAGCCACTGCGATTGACGGATAATGATTGATAAAATTAGATTTTTCATATATCCTATATGTGACTAGTCTATTTTATCAATCATTTTTTATAGAAAGGCTGATAAAATGGCAACAATAACAAAACGTGGTAACTCTTACCGTGCAACTGTATCACTTTATAAGAAAGGAGAATATAAACGAGAAACCAAAACCTTTAGCAACAGAAAAGATGCTGAGCTTTGGACATTAGAAATGGAACTTGAAAAAGGTCGTGGCAAGAACATTGCCGAACGATCCACCCTATTTCCTGATTTTTATAGAAATTGGGTCCATACGGTCAAGAAAAATGATGTTCGCGAAGCCACCTTTATAAACTATAAACGAACTCTCGTAGTAGTTGATGACCTTTTTGATGGTATTCAACTTAAACACCTTGACGATCTCGTCATGCAAAAGAAAATCGACCAATATGCTGAAACCCACTCTAAAAAAACAGTAAAAGAACTTGTTCTTAAAATCCGTGGTTCATTGAAATATGCGTATGCTCGTGGTTTGATTAGCAATGACTTTGGTCATCTTTTAAAAGCAAAAGGGCAAGAACAAGCTAAACGAAATATTCCACTATCTATCACAGAATTTAAAAAACTCAGACAATACTGCCTAAGTCATACTGAGGATGAATTTAATGTTCTTGTTGCTCTCGCCCTTGAGACAGGAGCAAGACGTGGAGAACTTTTAGGAATTAAAAAAGAAGATATTTTTGAATATGGTATCAAAATTCTTCGATCAATTAGTCCAACTAATGACGATACCCAGCTTAAAACCAAACATTCTAAGCGTGATATTTCTATCAACGAAGATGTTTATCAAGCTGTGACAAAACTTGCACAAACAAAAGAAGGCTATATCTTTGATTGGAATGGATTCAAGCAAGCTGGTCAACTTCAAAAGCTGTTAAAACAGTTGGGATTAACAAAAACGACATTTCATGGACTTCGTGACACGCATGCCTCATTTCTCTTTTCAAAAGATATTAGCCTAGACTATATTTCTCGTCGTCTAGGTCATAACTCTATCTTAACAACACAACAGTATTATCTAGAATTGATGCCAGAAAAAAAGCACCAGCAAGATGCCGATGCTTTAAGTCTCTTAAACGACTTATCATTATAATTAACACCAACTGGCACCAAAAAAGTGCCATAATCGTTGGTATAATAAGGTTTTGATTAACGTTTTGAGAATTGTGAAGCTTTACGTGCTTTCTTAAGACCCGGCTTCTTACGTTCAACCATACGAGCGTCACGAGTAAGAAGGCCAGCGCGTTTCAATGAATCGCGGAAGTCTGGGTCAACTTGAAGCAATGCACGCGCGATACCGTGACGGATCGCACCTGATTGACCACCGTAACCACCACCGTTCACGTTGACGAAAACGTCGTATGAACCTTGGGTTGAAGTAACTGCGAATGGTTGGTTGATAACCAAACGAAGGTCAGCGTGTGGGATGTACTCTTCTACATCTTTTTTGTTTACTGTGATTTTACCAGTACCTGGGACCAAACGTACGCGTGCAACCGCGTTTTTACGACGACCAGTACCTGTGTATTGTGCTTGTGCCATTTAGATTACGTCCTTTCCCTTAGATAAGACCTGAAATATCAAGTACTTCTGGTTGTTGTGCAGCGTGAGTGTGCTCGCCACCTACAAACACTTTCAGTTTCATGCCTTGTGCACGACCAAGAGTGTTGTGTGGAAGCATACCCTTAACTGATTTTTCAATCAAACGAACAGCGTTCTTAGAACGAAGTTCACCCGCAGTGATAGATTTCAAACCACCTGGGTGCAATGAGTGAGTGTAGTATACTTTATCAGTTGCTTTTTTACCAGTCAATTTCACTTTCTCAGCGTTGATGACGATAACGAAGTCACCAGTGTCAGTGTGAGGGGTGAAAGTTGGCTTGTTTTTACCACGAAGGATGCTTGCGACTACTGCTGAAAGGCGTCCAAGAGGTACATCTGTTGCGTCAACAACATACCATTTACGTTCAACTTGGCCTGGTTTAGCCATGAAGGTTGTTTTGTTCATGATTTCTCCTATACGAATCGTTTTTGTTTACAGGGCGGATGTTCCGGTCCGCAGGTATTTGGAAGGTTCCGGGGCCTTTCAAATGGGGTAAACAATACCGTTTACCATTATATCAAAAGAAAAAGACCAAAGTCAAGCTATTTTGCTCTGATTTTCTTCTTTTTTTGGCAAAGGCAGAGCCGCAAAGTTTGTTTCCATATTTAACGTTTGACGGACTGGCCCATCTTGAAATAGGTGTGCCGTTTTCCACGAACAGCAAGGGAGAGGGCTAGAATATTTTCAGGGTCAGGCATGCGACCATAGCTGCCATCGCCGATATGGTGAACGTCGGAGCCAACCCGTTTGTTACTCAAGCCAAATTCTCGAACGGTCTGACTGTCCGCGCTCTCCTGACTGGTTCCAATAGTGGAAATGACCAAGCCGCCCTTGGCTTTGATTTTAGCAACAATAGGCGCTACTAGCTCCTCTCTGACACCAGGCACCGTTCCAACCGCAGGAATCAAAACCCCGTCTGCGCCTAGGTCGATGAAGCTGAGGAGGGCTCGTTCGTCCACAACTGATTCACCCAGTCCTGCACCGTGCATCTTGCCTGCAAACACCAAGCCATCAAACTCCTGAACAGCCAGCGCAATAGCGGATTGAATAGCCGTCATTGATACCCCCGTAGAGGGATTGCCTGTCAGCATGATAAAGTCAACTCCCAAAGCCTTGGCTCTTGCTAGACTTTCTGGGCTAACCTTGCGCCCTGGTGACAGTTGAACCTGTTCATCCAGAACAGATAATGTGTCATCGACAGGCTCCAGATTGATACCGACAGGTCGGCCTGTCAAATCCTTAATGGCCGCAATCGGATTGGCACAGGGCTCAAAACCGACAATGTTCGGCTCAAAGACGTCCAATTCATTGAGCACCAAAAGATCACAGCCAAAGGCTGCCATCATCTCAGCATTGGTGACGCCGGCAATCAAGGGAGCCGCCGTTACGACGGTTTCCCCCATCAGGGTACGGCCTTCGCTGGCCAAGATGGATTGTTTGAGTTCTTCCTTGCCAAAAGCAGCAATATCGCTCGCATAACATGATAATAGTCGTTTCATTGTTTCTCCTAGAAAGCGTTTTCTTTTTTCCTGTGAAGAAAAAGAGAACTTATCTCTTTTCCTTTCCGATAGATATAAGGGCAATAACTCCTTCGCCGGTATGGGTCGCAATCACTGGGCCGAGTGGAGCCAAGAGGACTTCTTCTACAGCCGGTTGCTCCAAGAGACTGGCCTTGATTTCCTGAGCAGTGGTATCCTCTCCTGTGTAGGCCACCATGACGGTGGTGTGGTCCAGTTTGTCCAAGGTCAGGCTGAGCATTTCCTTAATCCCCTTCTTGCGACCACGAATCTTGGCAACAGGCTCTAATTTTCCTTCTGCATTTAGACTGAGGAGGGGTTTGATGTTGACTAGGCCACCGATAAGGGCAGCGGCTTTAGACAAACGGCCACCCCGCACCAAGTGGTTGAGGTCATCGACCAGAAGATAGGTTCGCAAGCGCGGTGCTAGTTCTTCCACTAAAGCCTTGGTTTCTGCGAGGGTCTTCCCAGCCTTGCGAGCTTTCGCAGCCTGCATGACCAAATATCCTTCTCCGATAGCCGCGGCCTTGGTGTCGATTAGTTCAATCACTGCATCTGGATAAGTATCTTTAATCATATCCCGTGCAATAACACTGCTCTGGTAGGTTCCAGATAGAGCGGCAGAAAATGCTAGATACAAGACCTCCTGCCCCGCCTTAGCCGCCTCTTCAAAGACGGATTCAAACTGTCCGACATTGACCTGACTGGTGGTCGGCAGACCGCCTTTTTGCATTTTTTCAAGAAGAGCCTCGCTGGTCAAAGCATTCTCTCCGACCGTTTCATAGGTAACCCCATCTAGGTTGATTGTCAAACCTAGCACTGTGATTCCTTCTTCCTTGACCCAGGCCACTGGCAAGTCAGCCGTGGAGTCCGTTACAATCTTAAATGTCATGATATTCTCCTATGTTAACTGTTTTTTAAGTACTTGTCACTTTATTATCTCTAGTTCTTCCACTCCATCAACACCTATTCGAAGCTGACAATCACTCTCTCCTTGTTTGCCTACTAGATAGGCTTTCCAGTCTTTGATATAAATGAAATCAAATGTCGTACCCATAACCTTAGGAAACTCATAAGATTTTTCTTTCATTAGATGATTGTATATTAGTACTGCTTCTGCATGTTTGTTTTCAAATCTAACCATGCCATCTCGATCATTTCTATATCGATAAATCGGCAATTTGATTTCTTGTTGATTGAGGACGAAATGACTAACCTCTTCACAAAAAACGCCCATACACTCGAATTTACCGACTGGAAAATTGAGAACATTTTTCCCAATGATTGTCGAAAAATTTAAAATATGAATGAAATCCTCTTTCGTGTTGTCAATCGTTTCAACTTCGAGCAAAAAACGATTTGTGCCCTCCATCTCAATTGCCTCACCACAATAGTCACCACAAACTAACCAATACTGTTCCAGTAAATCCTCTAAAGGATACTGCTCTGCTTGTTCTGCCAATTCACAACAGAAAGAGAAGCAATTCTTCGTTTTTGAGTAATAGATATCAAACAGAATAAAGTCATAGTCATCTGTCTTGTATTTTGTGAGAGGATACACGTCCAAAATCTTCATGCCTTGCTCCTATATTTTCTTTCGGAAGACCTCGTACATGAGAATGGCCGCTGCCACGCTGGCGTTTAGGCTCTGCACATGCCCCTTCATAGGGATGGTAATCATTTCGTCAACTTGCTTTTTGATATTTGGAGAAATTCCCTTGCCTTCGTTGCCGATAATAAGGGCTAGCTTGCCTGCTGTATTCCACTTGTGACTTGGGGTTCCATTCATGTCTGTTCCAAAAATCCAGAAGCCCGCCTCCTTGAGTTTATCAAGGGTCTGACTGAGATTGGTCACACGGGCAATCGGAACATGGGCGACCGCACCCGTTGAGGTCTTGGCCACAACTGGGGTCACACCGACCGCTCGGTGCTTGGGAATAATAATGCCCGCCACCTGAGTGGCATCTGCGGTTCGCAAAATCGAGCCAAAGTTGTGCGGATCTGTCAGACTATCTAGGATGAGGATTAAAGGATTGTCTTCTGCTTGCGCTTTTTCCAAAATAGCCGCCAAGTCCGCATAGGCAAATTCGGATACCCGCAGGACAAAGCCTTGATGGACAGCTCCATCCGTCATTTCTGACAAACTCTTTTTAGGAGTCCAAGAAATTGACACCTTCTTTTCTGCAGCCAGTGCCTTGATTTTTTCTACATTTTTGCCGCGTAAATCATCCTGAATGTAGAGTTTGTTGCCGGTATTGGCCTCCAAGCCTTCCACAACAGCATGAACGCCGTATACAATATCGTTTTTTTCCATGGTTTTATTATATCACACCTAGCTAGCCAGTCCAAGGTGAGAGGGTTAAGAAGTGCGCTGTCTAAAAATGGTAGATCCGCTCTTCGATTTTACCGATTCGCAATCATAAAGCCTTCGCAGAAAAGTGCTAGTTTTACTTGGCTAACAGAATATCAAAAAGGCTTGCCCTTTCGGACAAACCCTTTCACTTTTTTCAATTAGGCTTTACCAGCTGAACCGAATACGTCGATACGCTCTTCAACAGAGGCTTGGATAGCTTTTACGCCGTCAGCCAAGAATTTGCGTGGGTCGAAGAGTTTCTTCTTGTCGTATTCTGCTTCGTTTGCTTCATAAGCTGCTGCAAATTTACGAGTAGCGTTCGCAAATGCGATTTGGCACTCAGTGTTTACGTTTACTTTTGCAACACCCAATTTGATAGCTGCTTGGATTTGCTCATCAGGAATACCTGAACCACCGTGCAATACGATTGGGAATCCTGGTACAGCTTCAGTCAATTTCTTCAAGTGGTCAAGGTCAAGACCTTCCCAGTTTGCTGGGTATGGACCGTGGATGTTACCGATACCTGCTGCCAAGAAGTCGATACCAGTTGCAACCATTGCTACTGCATCTTCGATTGGAGCCAATTCACCGCTACCAACGATACCGTCTTCTTCACCACCGATAGTACCAACTTCAGCCTCAACTGAGATTCCTTTAGCATGTGCCAATTCAACCACTTCTTTAGCTTTTGCAAGGTTTTCTTCTACTGGAAGGTGTGAACCGTCAAACATGATAGAAGTGTAACCTACTTCGATACACTCAAGAGAGTCTTCGTAGTGACCATGGTCAAGGTGAATCGCAACAGGAACAGTGATGTTCATTGATTCGATCAAGTTAGCAATCAAGTTACGAGCAACTTTGTAGCCACCCATGTATTTTGCTGCACCCATAGAGGTTTGGATAAGAACTGGAGCTTTCTTAGCTTCTGCGGCACGCAGGATAGCTTGAGTCCACTCAAGGTTGTTTGTGTTGAATCCACCAACTGCATAACCGTTGTCACGGGCTGCTTGGACAAATTTTTCTGCTGAAACTAATGGCATTTCGATAGCCTCCTAATATTTTTTAAGGGTTAGACCCCATACGGCTTTATTTTACCATTTTTCTTTGGAAAATGCTAGCTCAAACTGCAGGCTTTTGAGAAAGTTTTCACATGAATTTTCATAAGGGCTACAAAATAAAAAAAGACCAGCCGAAGCTAGCCTGCGATGCGGAGAGTGGGACTTGAACCCACACGGCCTAAAGCGGCCACAGGATCCTTAGTCCTGCGCGTCTGCCAATTCCGCCATCCCCGCTTAACACAAGATTTAGTATATCATGCGGATGCTGCCCTTGTCAAGACTTTTTTACCCTTTTTCGAACCTTTTTGCTTTTTTGGAAAAAGAAAAGGCCCGAAAGAGGCTTCGGGCCCGTATCATCTTTAGTCTTGAGGAGCTTGAACCTTGTTGGCCGCGATAACGAACGGTGCCCAGATACAGAAGGCTACAAAGACGTTAAAGAGGGAAACAAGACCAGCCATGACATTTCCTCCGGTTGCCAAGAAGGCGTAAAGACCTGGAGGGGTAATCCACGGAATGGATACATAAACCGGCGGGATGAGCCCTGCAGCGGTCGCGGCATAGGCGATGCCCACACAGACAGGCGGTACAATCAACCATGGTACGACAAAGAGTGGGTTTAGAACCATTGGGATACCAAAGGTAATGGGTTCATTGATGTTGAAGATACCCATCGGAGCAGACAGTTTGGCAACTGCACGGTATTCCTGTCTTTTAGAGAAGAGGAAGATGGCGATAATCAGGGCGATGGTGACACCGGAGCCTCCCATCTGGCCGTAAGCATCAAAGGAACCACGGGTCCAGAGGTATGGCAGTTGACTGACATCCTTGGTCGCTTCATAGGCAGCTGTATTTTCCAAGAGGGCTGGCAGGTAAATCCCGTCCATGACTGGCCCCAATACGTTGTGTCCATGTAGGCCGAAGAACCAGAAGAGCTGGACTAGGAAGGAAAGGAGAACCACGCTGAACCAGCCCTGAGACAAGCCCATCAGAGGCTGTTGGATGTAGGTGGAAATCAAATCGTTCAAGGCTTGGCCTGTCAGAAGGGTTGATAGATAACCAACTAGGGCAGATACATAGATGGCTGCAATCCCCGGAATCATGGACGCAAAAGCCTTGTTGACCGCAGGTGGTACGCTATCAGGCATCTTGATGATGACATTTTTCTTCATAAAGAAAATATAAACTTCGGCTGACAAGAGACCAATCAGCATGGCTGCAAAGAGGCCAGTTGCCCCCGCATAGGCAACAGAAATAACGCCCCACTGGGAAGTTTCTAGGTTGCTGCCAGATACCATCAGGCCAAGATTAGTCAACTTGGTCAAAACTGACTTGTCCAAACCAGTCAGATCAGTCACAATGGTCAGGGTTTGTGGAATGGTGGAGATGAAGGCTGCAAATGAAACCAAGCCCCCTGCAATCGGGTTGAGTTTTTCAGCTTGGGCCCGGTTGTAGCCGAGGGCAAAGACGAAGGCTAGGGCCATGATGGCAATGGTACCAAAGTAAACATAGCCGTTGAGCTCAATCAGAGGCTTCATAGCTTCCGCAAAGCCAGTCCAGCCCATATTGGTCGGAATATCCCGCACCAATACGTTTAACAAGACAGCGATAGCCCCTGCCATGGTCAGCGGGAACATGGCAATAAAGGCATCCCGTATAGCAATTAGGTGCTTTTGTGACCCTAACTTACCTGCAATTTTCAAAAATGTATCCATTTAGGAAACCTCCTTTTTTTCTGCAAATTCTGCAAGTTTTTCGATTTGTAATGTCATCCTTTTTTCCAGACCCTTTCTCATGAGGGGCAGGAGCAAACGATAGTTCCACTGTTGAAACTTTCCTTCCGGTAGGTAGTCCTCTGTGTAGGTGACCTCCGTCCTGCCATCTTCAAGGGGCAGAAGTTGGTAGGTAATCCACTGTACACCTCGGTTGGATTGAACAGCGACGGTGTACTGTTTGTCGGGGATAAGCTCTCCTACTGTGATCCTAACGGACTGCTCCCCCTGCTTCCCAAAATGTTTCAGGTAGGTCAACCCTTCCTTGATAGCCTCCAGTTGAATGGTCTGGCCTGTGGCGGATTGGTAATCCTTTTGAAAAAGGTCCAAGAGGGTTTGGTAGATGGCTGGGGCCGTTCCTCTAACACTTAGTCGAGCTTCCATTAACTCCCTCCTACTTCTTCTAATTTCCGATAGACATCCACCATTTCTTTGGCCATATCTAAAAAGGTAATGGCGTTCATGAGGTGGTCCTGTCCATGCACCATGAGCAGGCTGAGAGCAACCTTATCGCCCTTGGCTTCTTGGGTGAGTAGGTCTGTTTGTCCGTGATGGGCCAGGCTCAAGGATTGTTGGGCCAGCTGAAGTTTTTCTTCAGCCAGATCAAACTGGAAGGCCTTAGCAGCTCGGATAGCCTCCACAGCATGGCTCTTGGCATCCCCGCCATACATAATCAGCTTCATGACAGCTTCTAGCAATTCTTGTTCCTTATCCATATCAATCACCTAGAAGGGACATGGCTGCTGCAAATACCTTTTCCCCATTCATGGTCCCGTAATCCATCATATTGATATCTGATACCTTGGTAGCTGGTTCAAACTTGGACTTGTATTCGTCCAGCATAAAGCGGACTTGAGGACCAATCAGCAGGACATCGATGGTTTGGCTAGCAAATTCCTGATCCACTTCGGAAACAGGGACAGCAAAAATCTTGGCTTCAACCCCCTGACTAGCTGCTGCCTTTTCCATCTTGGTAACCAGCATACTGGTTGACATCCCTGCATTGCAAACTAACATAATTGTTTTCATTTTATACCTCCTTTGTGCAAATGAGTTGTGTAAGTGTGTCTAGAGTCGGCTCCAAGAGGAGACGCTCGCGAAAGGTTATACTGTCTAATAATCGGGCCAGGTGCTGGGTCAGTAGCTTCATGTGCTTGTTTTCCCAGAGAGAGGGAGATAGGAGAATCACCACTGAAACATCCTGTCCATCTTCATTCCAGACCAAGGGTCTAGAACAAATAGCCACGACGATTTCTTCTTGCATGGACAAAGACTTGGCTGGATGAGGAAAGGCGATTCCTTCTGCAAAGATGAGGCTGCCCAGCTCCTCTCGTGTGAGAATCTGCTGGTAAAAGTCCTCGACAAAACCTTCTTTGCTACTGTCCGTCAGTCGGCCAATCATCTCTTTCAGTAAGTCTTCCTTGGACATGGCTTCCTCTTGATAGAAAAAGCGGTCTTCTGAAAAACAGTGCTGACAGGCTTCTTCCAATTCTGACAGGGGATGAACCTGGCCTTGACCCGATGAATGCCCTGTGGCTAAGTAAGCTTCTATTTTTTGAATGTCTGCCTGAGGCAGCAAAACACTGATGGAAATAACCGGTTTTGGAAAAACGTGACCAGTCAGATCAATAGCAGAAAGGATCAGATCAACCTGGCTCAAATCTTGACGGAAGAGTTCATGAAAACTGACACAGGCCAGAATGTCCAAGCGCTGCCCAAAATGGCTCATGAGGCGATGCTGCAAGACCTGGGCACTGCCGACACCTGTACCGCAGACCAGTAAAACCCGCAAGCTTTCCTTGCTCTTCTGCCGTTCTAAGGCCGCCAAGATATGGAGGGTGATATAGGCCCATTCTGGATTGGATACCTGATAAAGAACTAGGCAGGGCAGCTTGGAGAAAGCCTCTTTGGTTGCTACAATCAAACTGCCATAACTATCCTTTAATTCCTGATAGAGGGGATTGTCCAGACGAATGCCATTTTGAAGTCGAAGCAAGAGGGGCGACAGGTGATCCCGTAAACCCTCTAGGAGCAAATCGTCTGCCACCAAGCCCTGGGGCAGGTGCTTGGATAAGTCCTCCAGAACGAGCATTAAATCACTGTCAGAAATAGGCTGAAAATCACTGGGCAGACTGGTATTGCCCTTGCCCAGCAGATGGAGGGCCATGTAGTCTGCTTCCGCCTGAGGCAGGTCAATTCCTAGATAGAGGCGAATCCGCTCCATCATTTTGAGGGAAATCTCTCTGGACTTGATATAAGCTTCTTCCTGTCCAAGAGGGAGAGGGCGAACTGTATGTCCCGAGGAAATCCGCTCAATAGCCAAGGCTAGGTGAACCAGTAAGTTGGTCAGGCTGTAATCCGAAAGGGATAAATCCTCTTCCCGACTGACTTCTAAAATAGCAGTGTAGAGTTTTCGGGTGTCGATGTTTTCAAAAAGGGGAATTTCCTCCAAGTAGCCCAGTAAGGGTTGATTGACCTGCCGAGAGAGGAAATATTCAACGATAAAGTGACGCTTGTCCCGCTCAAAGCCTTCAACTGCCAGATTCCCTTCCTCATTGCGACTGAGGCTTAAGGAGTAGGGAGTCAAGCGCTCTCGTATGCTGGCAAGAAGTTTGGAGAGGGCCGATGGGCTGATATGGAGGAGCTTGGTCAAGTCTTGGGCAGGAATCTTTTCCCCTTCAAAAAATAGTTGGTGGAGGAGATAATGCTCCCGATCCCGTTGCCATTCCAAATTCCCCCTTTGCTTGTGGGAACTCCGGTCAGCCTTGATGGTCTCATAGGTGGAGCGAAAGAGGTCTGGGTCGACAATTTCTAGGCGATAGCCCTTGCTGGGCAGGGAATGAATCCGAAGACCCAGTTGATCCTGAGATTGGCTGACATCCCTGATGATCTTGCGAACGGTCCGATCGGACAGGCTCATTTCCTCAGCCAAAAAACGGCTGCTGAGGTAGCCTTGCTGGGAGTGGTTGAGAAAAATCTCCAGCAGGGCCATTTCACGTTGGTTCACTGATTCCCTCCTTTCTCCGTAGTCGAAACGCGTCGTTTGGTTTCAAAAAATCGAGTAATTCTATCGAATAAGGACTGAGCCGTCCAATAATATTGGTTCGCTCATCCAGCTCAAGGTCGCATAAGGCTAGAGAAAGCTCACCTGCGTAACGTCCGTAATTCTGATTGGCCAAAAGAATGTCTCCACGTTTGGCCTTTTTTTCTTGGATTCGGACGGGGTGGTCTTTTTGACCATAAACCAGCCGTGGCATGGTAGAGCGAATTAAGTAGTCAGAAATATCTGGACGATAGTGATGAGGATAGGCTAGGATAGCCTCTTCAAGCGGAGTCAAGACCAAATCACTTTCCCATTCCAACTCAATTTCTTCCTTATTGGTTTCAAACACTTCAATCATTATCTGAAGTTCTTCTTTTGAGATAAATTGATTGGACAAGATGATGGTGTCTACATCTCCCGCTGCCAGCAGGTAGCGCAATTGGTCTGCCAAGGCTAGCTGCCTGTGTTCTTCCAGAGTGGGCAGACCCTCATCATACGCCCAAGCCCCTTGCTGGGCAGAGGCGGCAGACACAAAGGCAGCGGTCGCAAGCCCCATGGTTCGATAGACTTGATTCATGAAGTGAAAATGACTTTTTGATAGACCTGTGTAGGCTTTAGGGTAAAAGTTGTGGCAAGCTGTTAACCGCTCAGGGCTTACCCCCAAGGCCAACAAATCTGTGACTAGCTTACTGTCCACACTCATATTGAGTTCTAGGGTCATTTCCCTTTCCTGATCCAGTAACTCCTTGATCCGACTTGCGGAATAAGCTTCATCTAACCGCACACCAGTCAGACCAAAAGCCCTGGCCTGACCAAGTATATCTGCTTCCCAGCCCAAACCTGTTAAGAGCTGGGGACTGAGGTCTCCTACCACTTCAAAACCAGCCTCTCTGCAGATGGCAACGATCTGCTGATAGTGATGCAACAGAGCCTGGTCGGATGGATTTAGCTGGAGAAAACTGAGAAAGACGCGGCTAAACATCTCCCTTGGAAATTGCTGGATATAGTTCCACAACGATTCCTGATCATGCCCTTCAGGATAAAGAGAAAAACCTAGCTGAACCATGTCTTTGTCCTTTCTTATTCTGCCTTAGGGTTCAAAGCCCCCATTTTGGCTCAATTCTTTAAACCAGTGGCCGGATTTT from Streptococcus oriscaviae includes the following:
- a CDS encoding PTS lactose/cellobiose transporter subunit IIA — protein: MDKEQELLEAVMKLIMYGGDAKSHAVEAIRAAKAFQFDLAEEKLQLAQQSLSLAHHGQTDLLTQEAKGDKVALSLLMVHGQDHLMNAITFLDMAKEMVDVYRKLEEVGGS
- a CDS encoding PTS sugar transporter subunit IIB, giving the protein MKTIMLVCNAGMSTSMLVTKMEKAAASQGVEAKIFAVPVSEVDQEFASQTIDVLLIGPQVRFMLDEYKSKFEPATKVSDINMMDYGTMNGEKVFAAAMSLLGD
- a CDS encoding BglG family transcription antiterminator; amino-acid sequence: MNQREMALLEIFLNHSQQGYLSSRFLAEEMSLSDRTVRKIIRDVSQSQDQLGLRIHSLPSKGYRLEIVDPDLFRSTYETIKADRSSHKQRGNLEWQRDREHYLLHQLFFEGEKIPAQDLTKLLHISPSALSKLLASIRERLTPYSLSLSRNEEGNLAVEGFERDKRHFIVEYFLSRQVNQPLLGYLEEIPLFENIDTRKLYTAILEVSREEDLSLSDYSLTNLLVHLALAIERISSGHTVRPLPLGQEEAYIKSREISLKMMERIRLYLGIDLPQAEADYMALHLLGKGNTSLPSDFQPISDSDLMLVLEDLSKHLPQGLVADDLLLEGLRDHLSPLLLRLQNGIRLDNPLYQELKDSYGSLIVATKEAFSKLPCLVLYQVSNPEWAYITLHILAALERQKSKESLRVLLVCGTGVGSAQVLQHRLMSHFGQRLDILACVSFHELFRQDLSQVDLILSAIDLTGHVFPKPVISISVLLPQADIQKIEAYLATGHSSGQGQVHPLSELEEACQHCFSEDRFFYQEEAMSKEDLLKEMIGRLTDSSKEGFVEDFYQQILTREELGSLIFAEGIAFPHPAKSLSMQEEIVVAICSRPLVWNEDGQDVSVVILLSPSLWENKHMKLLTQHLARLLDSITFRERLLLEPTLDTLTQLICTKEV
- a CDS encoding MupG family TIM beta-alpha barrel fold protein; its protein translation is MVQLGFSLYPEGHDQESLWNYIQQFPREMFSRVFLSFLQLNPSDQALLHHYQQIVAICREAGFEVVGDLSPQLLTGLGWEADILGQARAFGLTGVRLDEAYSASRIKELLDQEREMTLELNMSVDSKLVTDLLALGVSPERLTACHNFYPKAYTGLSKSHFHFMNQVYRTMGLATAAFVSAASAQQGAWAYDEGLPTLEEHRQLALADQLRYLLAAGDVDTIILSNQFISKEELQIMIEVFETNKEEIELEWESDLVLTPLEEAILAYPHHYRPDISDYLIRSTMPRLVYGQKDHPVRIQEKKAKRGDILLANQNYGRYAGELSLALCDLELDERTNIIGRLSPYSIELLDFLKPNDAFRLRRKEGISEPT